TATTTAAAGGAATGATCTCCGCAGGGCTTAAAATACCAACCCAGGGGTCCGTCTTACTAACCGTAGCTGATAAAGATAAATCAGAAATGCTGGAAATCGCACAGACTTTTTATGAATTAGGCTTTCAGCTGTTTGCAACCGAAGGAACGGCTGCCGTTATTGAAGAAGCTTCCATTCCTGTAGAAGCGGTCGGAAAAGTAGGATCTGATCAGAGGGATGTGATTGATCTAATCCAGAACGGAGATGTCCAGTTCGTCGTTAACACACTGAATACAGGATCAAGAGCTAGATCTGACGGATTCCGCATCCGCAGGGAAGCAGTCGAACACGGCATTGCCTGTCTGACCAGTCTGGATACAGCAAAAGCGATCGTGGATGTCATTAACGTCATGACCTTTACAGCCCGCGCCATTCCGCCAATGGAAGCGGTGAGAAGTTCATGAGAAGAGAATGGATGGAAATCGTTGAGCACAGTGCCGTAGCGAAAGATACCTATCGAATGGTCCTGAAAGGTCAGATTGCGGAAGAAGTCAAAGATCCAGGTCAATTTGTGCATATCCAGGTTAGTGATCGTTTCTTTCTTAGACGTCCTGTTTCCATTGCAGATGTACACCCAGACAAAAGCGAGATTACCTTGCTTTTTAAAGTATTAGGAGATGGAACGCAGGCTCTTACTGAGAAACAGACAGGAGATAAACTTGATGTTCTTGGACCAGGCGGTCAGGGCTTTCCGATTGAAGAAGATGTGCGCGAAGCCTTAATAGTAGGTGGGGGGATCGGGGTCCCTCCCCTTTACTACCTGGCAAAGCAGCTCGTCGAACAAGGTATAAAAGTTACGACAGTGCTTGGTTTCAGGAGTAAGGAAGAGGCGTTTTTAGTCGAGGAATTCAAGGAACTTGGCTCTGTATATGTGACGACGGATGATGGCAGTCTGGGAGAACAGGGACTTGTAACCGACCGAACCGGGGAACTGCGCGGGAGCTTTGATACGTATTTTTCATGCGGTCCAACGGTCATGTTGAAAGCCATAGCGAATCAGCTGGATGACGTGCGCGGTTATCTATCGATGGAAGAAAGAATGGGCTGCGGTATTGGAGCCTGTTTTGCCTGCGTCGTTCATACACCGGAAGACGATGAAAAAGGGTACCGCCGCGTCTGCTGTGATGGACCAGTCTTTAAAGCGAAGGAGGTTGTGTTGTAATGGACATTTCAGTTTCCCTGCCTGGACTAGACTTGAAGAATCCTATTATGCCAGCCTCTGGTTGTTTTGGATTTGGGAAAGAGTTTGCTCAGTTTTATGATCTTTCCGAGTTAGGGGCGGTTATTTTAAAAGCTGCCACTGGCGAGAAGCGGTACGGAAACGAGGCACCGCGAGTAGCTGAAACATCCAGTGGAATGTTGAACGCGATCGGACTTCAGAACCCAGGCGTAGAGAAAATTGTGAAGGAAGAAATTCCTTTTCTAAAAACTTACGATACTCCTTTGATTGCCAATGTTTCCGGGAGCACGATGGAAGAGTATGAACATGTAGCAGCAACCATTTGTAAGGAAGTTGATGCACTGGAGCTAAATATCTCCTGTCCGAACGTAAAAGAAGGCGGTGTGCAGTTTGGCACCGATCCAAGACTTGCCGAAGAAGTAACATCCAGGGTCAAATCGGTAAGTACGGTCCCGGTCTATGTAAAACTCTCACCAAATGTGACAGACATCGTTGCTCTCGCTAAAGCGGCAGCAGCTGGTGGAGCGGATGGGCTATCGATGATCAATACATTAACAGGCATGAGAATTGATCCGGCAACGAGAAAGCCGATTATTTCCAACCAGACAGGAGGGCTGTCTGGACCAGCCGTCAAACCGGTGGCCATCCGGATGATCCACCAGGTCTATCAAGCCGTGAACCTGCCGATTATTGGCATGGGCGGAATTGAAACGACAGATGATATTATCGAATATTTGCTGGCAGGTGCGAGCGCTGTTGCGGTAGGAAGCGCGAATTTCAAGAATCCTCTCATATGTAAAGAACTGATCGAACAATTACCTGAAGCCCTTGAGAGATATGGTTTTTCATCTATAGAGGAAGTGATTGGAGGGGCACATTATGAAACAGCTGCGTCCGGTTTATTTCGCGCTTGATTTTGAAAAAGGAGAAGAGGCTCTTCATTTTTTGCAATCGTATCAACTGGGAGGCATCCCGGTGAAGGTCGGAATGGAGCTTTTCTACAGAGAAGGCCCGCAAATTATCCAGCAGTTAAAAGAAAATCATCATCCTGTATTTCTGGATTTGAAGCTTCACGATATTCCAAAAACCGTGCAAAGAGCGATGGCAAACCTGGCCCGCCTCGGAGTAGATGTGGTTAACGTTCACGCCCAGGGAGGGTCTGATATGATCCAGGCTGCGCGCGAAGGACTTGAACAGGTAGATGAGTCACAACGCCCATTACTGCTCGCGGTGACCATTCTCACATCATCTGATGCTGGAATGATCCAAAACGAGTTGCTTCTCAGCCGATCATTAGAGAGTATGGTGGTTCATTACGCAGAGATGGCTGAACAAAATGGAGCGGATGGTGTCGTATGTTCAGTTAAAGAATCACGTCTAATAAAAGAAGCTGCAGGAAAAGAATTTTACACGCTTACTCCTGGCATTCGTCTGCCTTCAGGGGAGATGCATGACCAAAAGCGAGTGGCAACACCTGAAGAAGCTAAGAAGGAACAGAGCAATTCAATTGTGGTTGGCCGTGCAATCAGGGACGCCAAAGACCCTCGGCACGCCTATGAAACCGTGAAGGAGGCATTTACCAATGGATGATCAGCTGATACAGGATTTATTAAAAATTGAAGCCGTTAAAATCGAAGTCGATGACATGTTCACTTGGACGTCAGGGCTTCGTTCACCTATCTATTGCGATAATCGCATGACGATGTCATATCCAGAGATTCGGCGCCGTGTGGCTGATGGTTTTGTAGAGTTAATTAAAGAGCTTGAGCTGGATGTCGATGTGATTGCTGGATGTGCAACTGCTGGTATCCCTCATGCAGCCTGGGTAGCTGAGCGACTGGATCTGCCGATGGTGTACGTTCGCTCGTCACCAAAGAAACATGGGAAAGAGAATCAAATTGAAGGGCACATTGAAAAGGGGCAGCGCGCCGTGGTAATCGAAGATTTGATTTCTACAGGTAAGTCCTCCATTGAGTCTGCCCAAGCATTACGGATGGCTGGAGTCGAAGTAGAAAAGGTGCTGTCTATCTTTACCTACAATTTAGAAAGAGCAAATGAAGCCTTTCTGGAAAGTGAGTTGTCTTACCAATCGCTGGCGAGCTTTGACCAGTTGTTGCTTCAATTAATTCAGCAAGGTCAATTGAAAGAGAAAGAAGTCCAGTTACTGAATGAGTGGAAAAAAGATCCCGCTGTCTTTACGCAAAATTAACATAGCGTCAGTTGCTATTTGGAGCGTCTCCTAGTAGGATGGAATCATCAGAAAGTAATGGTGATGATATTGAAATCAAGAAAGCATTCTTTTTTCATATTAATGAACGCGTCCCTTGGGTTACTCACGTGCTTTGTCTATTTATATACGTGGGTGGCTTTTTCTTTCATGGAATCCATGTTTTCCTGGCAGCCGCTGTTGAGCCTGGCAGGTTCGATTACGCTGTTTATTCTATGGAACATGTATATGCTGAAGAGAGAAAGAAACCGATACTGGGCGCAGGCTATTTTTTCTTATGTTGGTTCCATTGTTATTTTTGCCTATTTTTTAACGTGAAAGAACAGTTTTCTGGTGACTTTTAAGCAGCAAGGACCATAAAATAATGGAGGGTGCCCGAGTTCAACTCGGGCACCCTCCATTATTATTTGGACTTAATTTTCTTTGCTTTTCTCTTTTGCTGCCCGTCTCAGTTCTCTAACATATGAGAATTCGGGTGTAACGAAAAGCGTTTGTTGATGGTCATAGGTAACAAAGCCTGGTTTTGCGCCTGACGGCTTTTTCACATGCTTAATTTGAGTATAATCTACCGGAACAGAAGAAGACTGGCTTGATTTACTAAAGTTAGCTGCCAGTTGAGCTGCTTCAAGGAGAGTATCTTCACTTGGATCCTCATTTCGAATGACTACGTGAGAGCCTGGGATATCCTTCGCATGCAGCCATATATCGGATTTGTTAGCCATACGATTGGTTAAATATTCATTCTGCTTATTGTTTCTGCCGACATAAATCAGCGTACCGTCACTCGATAAAAAGCTTTCCGGTGCCGGCTTCTTAGGTTTGTTCTTTTTCTTACCGTGATAGGAAGGTTTCTTCTTCATATACCCTTGTTCTCTTAGTTCGTCCCTAATTTCTTCAATGTCCTGCTCACGGGCTGATTCTACTTGTTGAATTAACCGTTCGAAATACTGAATTTCCTCTTCTGCCTTTTTAACTTCCTGCTGAACAACCTGCTTAGATTTTTTCAGTTTCTGATACGTTTGGAAATAGTTTTGAGCATTTTCACTTGGTGACTTATTTGGATTCAGTTCAATAGTCAGCTCTGATTGATCAGGATCATAGTAGTCTACGACTGTAACTTCAGCGTCTCCGTTTTGCACTATATGCATGTGAGCGGTTAACAATTCGCCTAGACGCTGATACTCTTCCGCTGATTCTGAACGTTTTAACGTCTGCTCATGCTTTTTAATTTTCCGCTTATTTTTGTCCCGCTCATTCTTTAGGAAGCGATACAGGTCGCCTGCTTGCTGTTTTACTCGGTCTCTTTCTGCTTTCCCTGAATAATAGCCGTCCAGCATATCACTGACCGTGTCATAAGTTTCAACTTTTTCTGAAAAAGAGTGTAGGGGAAACACATAAAACTGTTCCCGTTCCGCTAAATGAACGCGAGGTTCGTAGTCATGGTTCAGGATACGCTCCCGAACATCACCATAAGCATCGGCGTAGGCTTTTCGTCCACCAAGTTTTGCCTGGTGGGCAATTTCTTTTGTGATCATCGGGGAAAAGCCCATTACGGTTCTAAGGATTTGCTGATCGATTTTCCCAGCGTTAAAATCGAGCTTTCTTAACAATGTATCAGGTTCTAGATCGATGGGGCTTATTTTCCCTTGCTCTGGCGGCAGTTTATAAGGCTGGCCAGGCATAATGGTCCGGTGCCGGTTCTGAGAAGGGGGAAGATGTTTAATGCTGTCGAGAATGTGTCCCTGCTCTTCGTCAACTAACAGGATGTTCGAATGTTTGCCCATGACTTCGATAATTAAAGTCTTAAGTGTTTCATCGCCTACTTCGTTGCGAGTCCGTACCTGAAATTTTACAATTCGTTCCATGCTGACCTGTTCAATGCTTTCAATAAATCCTCCGACCAGATGCTTACGAAGAAGCATACAAAGCATCGGCGGTTCTTTAGGGTTATTATAATCGTCCTTCGTTAAATGGAAGCGTGCATAGCTCGGATGAGCCGATAATAATAAGGAATGATTTTTACGCTGTGCACGAACCGTAAATACAAGTTCTGTATCTGTAGGCTGATAGATTTTCATAATTCGTCCGGACTGGATCGTTTCCTCCAGTTCATGGGTGATCGCCCGGGTTACAATTCCGTCAAAAGACATTGTCTTCACCTCTCTAATGTTGACAGTATAGCATGTTTTGCCCGCCTCTACACGACCAAAGGCTGGGAATATCACTGCTTATGCGATTCTCTTATAAGTCAGACCTTAGGTCAATGATTCGCGTTTACAGTCCTCCTTTTGGTAAAATAGGATTAAATAACGAACGTAAAGGTGATGGATCATGGTTAATAGTATGACAGGGTATGGGAAAAGCTCCACCGAAGTAGGAGAATCCAGGGTTTTGATCGAAATACGCTCGGTCAATCATAGATATTTGGACATTTCCCCCAAAATGCCAAGAACCCTGCTTTTTTTAGAGGAAAAAATTAAAAAAATTGTCAGGGATAAGATGGAGCGAGGTCGAATAGATCTGTTTATTTCCCTGGAGGGTCAGGGACTATTTGAAAAAAAAGTGTCTGTGGATTGGAATGTCCTTGATCAATACATAAACAGACTGCATGAAGTGAAGGATCGGTACGATTTGACGGGGGATATATCTATTGATATGGTATCCAAGTTAGACGATGTTTTCTTTACCGAGGATATAGAGGATGACACAAACGAACTCCAGCGATCACTTTTATCTACATTGGAACACGCTCTCGATCAGTTAATTATTATGCGGGAGAACGAAGGTAAAAGGCTTACAGAAGACCTCCAGGTCCGTGTATCAAGCGTCAGTCATCTGCTTGAAAAACTTGAATCCCGACGTCCGGTCGTTGTTAATGAATACAAGGACAGGATTCGTACTAGAATTGAAGATTACGTGAAGGAAGAAATTCAGCCGGATGATGCCCGTATTCTTCAGGAAGTGGGGCTGTTAGCTGAAAAAGGGGATGTCACGGAGGAATTTACAAGGCTGCGTTCTCATATCTTTCAATTTACCAAGACACTCGAACAGACAGGATCTGTTGGAAGGCGGCTTGATTTTATTGTTCAGGAGATGCACCGCGAGGTAAATACAATTGGATCGAAATCCAATGATTCAAAAGTGACAGAGTGGGTTATAGAATTAAAGAGTGAAATAGAGAAAATGAAAGAACAAGTACAAAATGTTGAATAGTAATTGTGTTTATGACTAGTTTTTTCTTATAATAGAGATAATGATTATTTTGTCCTGGTCAAAAGAAGGAGGAGTCAGCTTTGAGTCTAAGGTTAATCAATATCGGTTTTGGTAACGTAGTATCTGCCAACCGTATCATTTCTATCGTGTCACCGGAGTCTGCACCTATTAAACGTATTATTACGGTTGCGCGTGACAATAATAAATTAGTAGATGCTACATACGGTCGTCGTACACGCGCCGTTATCATTACTGACAGTGATCATGTAGTCCTGTCAGCTGTACAGCCGGAGACGGTAGGTCAGCGTGTAATCAGCAGCGACGAGATTTCCGACGAGAACTAGGAGGACTTTTGCAGTGATAGATGAGAAGGGAATACTATTTATACTTTCCGGCCCCTCGGGTGTAGGAAAAGGAACAGTAAGAAAAGCACTGTTCGACCAATCTACCGACCTTCGTTATTCCATCTCTATGACGACCCGCAATCCCCGGGAAGGGGAAGTAGACGGGACTGATTATTTCTTTAAGTCAAGAGAGGAATTCGAAAAACTGATCAGTGAGGGTCAGCTGATTGAGCATGCCGAGTACGTAGGCAACTATTATGGAACGCCGCGTCAATACGTGGAAAAAACGTTGAACGAGGGCAAGGATGTTTTCTTAGAAATTGAAGTACAGGGCGCACTTAAAGTCCGCGAGAACTTTCCGCAAGGCGTGTTCATATTTTTAATTCCACCTTCTCTGGAGGAATTAAAAGACAGAATTGTGAATCGTGGCACAGAAACGGAAGATAAAGTGAAGAACCGTTTGCATGCGGCCAAAGAAGAAATCGATATGATGGACGCCTACGACTATGTTGTCGTCAATGATGAAATTGACAATGCGGTTACGAAAGTACAATCCATTGTCGCAAGTGAACATTGCAAACGTGAGCGAGTAGCTCATCAGTATAAAAAAGCATTGGAGGATGAATAAATTATGATGTTAGAACCGTCCATTGATTCTTTACAGAAACAAATCAAATCCAAGTACACATTGGTAACCTTATCAGCAAGAAGAGCCCGTGAATTGAAGCAGGGCAGTGCTCCAATGGTAGATAAACCAACTTCCCATCAGCACGTGGGTGTGGCATTGGAAGAAATTCGTGATGGTAAACTCGACTACACGTATTCCGACGAAATACAGTCTCGTACAGAAACCACATAAAGCTACGAGCTTCTTGAATAATTTGTAGAAAAAGCCGCGCTTCCTGGTTGTTATAGCGCGGCTTTTCCTATCCTTTACAGGAACGGAGGAGGACGGACCTATGTTAGAAGGGAAGAAGATCGTCTTAGGAGTATCTGGAGGAATTGCAGCGTATAAAGCAGCAGCCCTTACAAGTAAGCTGGCGCAGGCTGGAGCTGAAGTGAGAGTGATCATGACAGAGAGCGCTCATCATTTTGTAGGGCCAAACACCTTTCAGGCTCTATCCAGACGACCGGTTTACACTGACACATTTAAAGAAGTCGACCCGACTCAAATCCAGCACATTGATCTGGCAGACTGGGCAGACTTATTTTTGCTTGCCCCTGCGACGGCGAACATTATTGGAAAGTTAGCAGGAGGAATTGCCGACGACATGCTTTCAACTACTCTGCTTGCAACAGAAGCTCCTGTCTATATAGCACCCGCGATGAATGTGCATATGTACAGCCACCCTGCGGTAATTAAGAATCTGAAGCAATTGGATGAATGGGGTTTTCGCTTTATCGAACCGGGTGAAGGTTACTTAGCATGCGGTTATGTAGGTAAAGGTCGTTTAGAAGAACCGGAAAGCATCGTACAGGTGTTGGAAAACGAGTTTAATAAAACAAAGGTTCTCCAGGGGAAGAGAGTTCTCATTACAGCAGGACCTACACGTGAAAATATTGATCCTGTCCGCTATTTTACGAACCCTTCGACAGGTAGGATGGGATTTGCACTGGCCCGTCAGGCTTCGCTTATGGGAGCAGTGGTCACACTCATCACAGGTCCGGTCGATTTAGACACACCAGGTGGCGTCAATAGAATTGACATTATAACAGCTGAGGATATGTATCAGGCGGTGTTAAAAGAATATCCCCAACAGGATATCGTAATTAAATCTGCAGCTGTTGCAGACTACAAGCCTAAGGTGACCTATGAGCATAAGATGAAAAAATCCTCAGGCGATTACGCTGTCGAAATGGAACGAACAAAGGACATCCTAAAAGAGCTTGGCAGGCAGAAAGAACATCAGTATTTAATCGGCTTTGCGGCGGAGACGAATGACCTTGAGGCTTACGGAAGACAAAAGCTTGAGAAAAAGAATCTCGATGCGATTGTGATTAATAACGTGGCTGAGGAAGGTTCTGGTTTCGGTCATGATACGAACGCTTCACTCATGATATTCAGCACAGGGAAAGAAAACACATACCCCTTAATGTCTAAGGACGACCTGGCCCGTAAAATCCTTGAAGAGTCTGTTCATGATATGAAGGGTGAACCCTCGTGACCATTGCCAATGTGATTGTTGATGTCCCCTCACAAAATACGAACCGCCCCTTTGATTACGGAATTCCAGAGAAGTTTGAAGGAATAGTTCAGCCGGGGGTCAGGGTGATTATCCCTTTTGGCCCCCGAAAAATAATGGGGTATGTCGTATCTATTTCTGAGGAGAGCGACTTTTCAAAAATTAAAAATATTATCGATGTCCTGGACGTGACACCAGTGCTCACAGAGGAATTACTCGAACTTGGGAAATGGCTCTCGCGAAAGACACTTAGTTACTATATTTCCTGTCTTCAGGTGATGCTTCCACAAGTGATGAAAGCAAAATATAGAAAAGAACTTTGGAAGCTTACAGACGAGTATCTTCAATCGGATTTAGATCCATTGTTTGATGGAAGAGCTGTCATTGACTATGAAGAATTTGAACAATCCAATCTCAGCTATAAAATGCTCAGGAAGCATATAGATGATGGGGAAGTGGATGTTCATTATGAAGTGAAAAGCAGGGAAACTAAAAAAGTCACCAGCATGCTGGAGCCCCAAATGGATACCATGCAGCTTGAAGAAGTGCTGGTGGACTTATCCAAACAAGCTAAAAAACAGCGGGCGATTGTCGAATATTTTATGGATCATAAAGAACCAATTACGAAAAAACAACTGCTTCAGACACTGGGAACGACTGCTGCCTCCGTTAAACCTTTGGTGAAACAGGGAGTACTTCAGGAATATGAGCAGGAAGTTTTCAGAGATCCTTATGGAAATCGTAATTTTGAACGGACAGAACCATTTCCACTTACGGAGGAACAGTCCCAGGCTATAACGCCGATTTTGTCATCCATAGAACAAAGGCAGCATGAAGTGTTTTTGCTTCATGGTGTAACGGGAAGTGGTAAGACAGAAGTCTACTTACAATCGATTCAGCAGGTCATTGATAACGGAAAAGAGGCGATTATGCTCGTTCCTGAGATCGCCTTAACCCCGCAGATGGTAGAGCGATTTAAGGGACGGTTTGGATCAAAAGTAGCCGTGCTACACAGTGCCCTTTCTGCAGGGGAAAAATATGATGAGTGGCGAAAGATTCAGCGCAAAGAAGTTCAGGTTGTAGTAGGGGCCCGATCGGCCATTTTTGCTCCCTTTTCAAATATTGGGATCATTATTATCGACGAAGAACATGAAAACAGCTATAAGCAGGAAGACCGGACACGTTACCATGCAAGAGATGTGGCCATCGAGCGGGCAAGCCGCCATGGATCTCCCGTTGTTCTGGGAAGTGCAACCCCGGCTCTTGAAAGTTATGCCCGCGCAGCCAAAGGGAATTATCATTTGCTAACGTTATCAAAGCGGATGAATAATGCCGTGATGCCAGAAGTAGAACTCGTGGATATGCGGGAGGAGCTTCATGAAGGCAATCGGTCTATGTTCTCAAGAGTACTTAAAGAGAAAATCGAAGCGCGGCTGGCACGCAGGGAACAGGTCGTTTTGTTCCTGAACCGAAGGGGCTATTCCACCTTTGTCATGTGCCGGGACTGCGGACACGTAATGGAATGTCCGCACTGTGATATCGCGCTGACCTATCATAAAAACCAAAATCGCCTCAAGTGCCACTACTGCTCTCATGAAGAGCCTATGCCAACCGAATGCCCTGAATGTGAAAGTAAAACCATTCGTTATTTTGGCACCGGAACGCAAAAGGTAGAAGAAGTTCTTCAGCAGCTTATACCGGAAGCGGAAGTGATCAGGATGGATGTAGATACCACTAGAAGAAAAGGCGCTCATGAGAAACTCCTGCAGCAATTTGGAGATAAAAAAGCCGATATACTGCTCGGTACACAAATGATTGCCAAAGGGTTGGATTTTGGTAATGTGACCCTGGTAGGAGTGCTGGCCGCAGATGCTCTTCTTAATCTTCCTGACTTTCGTGCCTCTGAAAAAACCTTCCAGCTTATTACACAGGTAAGCGGACGAGCCGGACGTCATGAAAAACCGGGCGAAGTCATTATTCAGACTTACACACCTGAGCATTACAGTGTAGAGCTCGCCAGTCAGTATGAATACGAGCAGTTTTTCCAAGAAGAAATGAAGCTAAGAAAAGCTTTTAATTATCCTCCTTATTACTTCCTGACCTTATTTACGGTTTCTCATCCAAATGAGCTGAAGGTTCAGGAAGTTACTCAAAAGATTGTGCAGTTTATGCGACAGAAGTTATCCGATCAGTCTATGGTGCTTGGACCAACACCCTCCGCACTTACTCGGATCAATAATAGATATCGCTATCAATGCATGGTAAAATACAAGAAGGAACCAGAGCAGCGAAAGCTCGTAGAACGGATTTTGCACTACTATGAAGATGAAATGAAACAGGAAAATGGACTGCAGATCGTGGTCGATTTTCAACCGTACCAGTTGATGTAGGAAAGGAGACTTGTTTGATGACACGCATTGCATTTATGGGGACGCCTGATTTTGCTGTGCCGGTTTTAGACCGGCTGATGGAAGATCAATATAATGTAGTTCTCGCTGTAACTCAACCAGACAGGCCGAAAGGCAGAAAGAAGGTTATGACCCCGCCGCCTGTTAAAGTCGCAGCTGAAAAGCACGGCATTCCGGTTTTCCAGCCGGAAAAGATTAAGAATGAATATGAGGAAGTATTAAAATATGAGCCTGACCTCATTATTACCGCGGCTTTCGGACAGATCCTTACAGAAGATCTGCTTCAGGCACCTGAATACGGCTGTATTAACGTTCACGCCTCGTTATTGCCTGAATTCCGCGGAGGCGCTCCGATTCATTACGCCATTCTTGAAGGGAAAAAGGAAACCGGTGTCACCATTATGTATATGGTGAAGAAGCTTGATGCAGGCGATATGCTGGCTAAAACGGTTGTTCCTATTGACGACGACGATCACGTGGGCACCCTGCATGATAAACTTTCCGTAGCCGGAGCTGATCTGCTCATGCAGACACTTCCTTCTTTACTGGAAGGTTCCATCACACCACAGCCGCAGGATCATTCCCTGGCCACTTTTGCCGGAAATATTAAAAGAGAACAAGAGCTTATTAATTGGTACAAGGATCAACAGGAAGTTTATAATCACGTGCGTGGACTTCATCC
The Halobacillus halophilus DSM 2266 DNA segment above includes these coding regions:
- a CDS encoding dihydroorotate dehydrogenase electron transfer subunit is translated as MRREWMEIVEHSAVAKDTYRMVLKGQIAEEVKDPGQFVHIQVSDRFFLRRPVSIADVHPDKSEITLLFKVLGDGTQALTEKQTGDKLDVLGPGGQGFPIEEDVREALIVGGGIGVPPLYYLAKQLVEQGIKVTTVLGFRSKEEAFLVEEFKELGSVYVTTDDGSLGEQGLVTDRTGELRGSFDTYFSCGPTVMLKAIANQLDDVRGYLSMEERMGCGIGACFACVVHTPEDDEKGYRRVCCDGPVFKAKEVVL
- a CDS encoding dihydroorotate dehydrogenase is translated as MDISVSLPGLDLKNPIMPASGCFGFGKEFAQFYDLSELGAVILKAATGEKRYGNEAPRVAETSSGMLNAIGLQNPGVEKIVKEEIPFLKTYDTPLIANVSGSTMEEYEHVAATICKEVDALELNISCPNVKEGGVQFGTDPRLAEEVTSRVKSVSTVPVYVKLSPNVTDIVALAKAAAAGGADGLSMINTLTGMRIDPATRKPIISNQTGGLSGPAVKPVAIRMIHQVYQAVNLPIIGMGGIETTDDIIEYLLAGASAVAVGSANFKNPLICKELIEQLPEALERYGFSSIEEVIGGAHYETAASGLFRA
- the pyrF gene encoding orotidine-5'-phosphate decarboxylase — encoded protein: MKQLRPVYFALDFEKGEEALHFLQSYQLGGIPVKVGMELFYREGPQIIQQLKENHHPVFLDLKLHDIPKTVQRAMANLARLGVDVVNVHAQGGSDMIQAAREGLEQVDESQRPLLLAVTILTSSDAGMIQNELLLSRSLESMVVHYAEMAEQNGADGVVCSVKESRLIKEAAGKEFYTLTPGIRLPSGEMHDQKRVATPEEAKKEQSNSIVVGRAIRDAKDPRHAYETVKEAFTNG
- the pyrE gene encoding orotate phosphoribosyltransferase yields the protein MDDQLIQDLLKIEAVKIEVDDMFTWTSGLRSPIYCDNRMTMSYPEIRRRVADGFVELIKELELDVDVIAGCATAGIPHAAWVAERLDLPMVYVRSSPKKHGKENQIEGHIEKGQRAVVIEDLISTGKSSIESAQALRMAGVEVEKVLSIFTYNLERANEAFLESELSYQSLASFDQLLLQLIQQGQLKEKEVQLLNEWKKDPAVFTQN
- a CDS encoding Rqc2 family fibronectin-binding protein, which codes for MSFDGIVTRAITHELEETIQSGRIMKIYQPTDTELVFTVRAQRKNHSLLLSAHPSYARFHLTKDDYNNPKEPPMLCMLLRKHLVGGFIESIEQVSMERIVKFQVRTRNEVGDETLKTLIIEVMGKHSNILLVDEEQGHILDSIKHLPPSQNRHRTIMPGQPYKLPPEQGKISPIDLEPDTLLRKLDFNAGKIDQQILRTVMGFSPMITKEIAHQAKLGGRKAYADAYGDVRERILNHDYEPRVHLAEREQFYVFPLHSFSEKVETYDTVSDMLDGYYSGKAERDRVKQQAGDLYRFLKNERDKNKRKIKKHEQTLKRSESAEEYQRLGELLTAHMHIVQNGDAEVTVVDYYDPDQSELTIELNPNKSPSENAQNYFQTYQKLKKSKQVVQQEVKKAEEEIQYFERLIQQVESAREQDIEEIRDELREQGYMKKKPSYHGKKKNKPKKPAPESFLSSDGTLIYVGRNNKQNEYLTNRMANKSDIWLHAKDIPGSHVVIRNEDPSEDTLLEAAQLAANFSKSSQSSSVPVDYTQIKHVKKPSGAKPGFVTYDHQQTLFVTPEFSYVRELRRAAKEKSKEN
- a CDS encoding YicC/YloC family endoribonuclease encodes the protein MVNSMTGYGKSSTEVGESRVLIEIRSVNHRYLDISPKMPRTLLFLEEKIKKIVRDKMERGRIDLFISLEGQGLFEKKVSVDWNVLDQYINRLHEVKDRYDLTGDISIDMVSKLDDVFFTEDIEDDTNELQRSLLSTLEHALDQLIIMRENEGKRLTEDLQVRVSSVSHLLEKLESRRPVVVNEYKDRIRTRIEDYVKEEIQPDDARILQEVGLLAEKGDVTEEFTRLRSHIFQFTKTLEQTGSVGRRLDFIVQEMHREVNTIGSKSNDSKVTEWVIELKSEIEKMKEQVQNVE
- the remA gene encoding extracellular matrix/biofilm regulator RemA, with the protein product MSLRLINIGFGNVVSANRIISIVSPESAPIKRIITVARDNNKLVDATYGRRTRAVIITDSDHVVLSAVQPETVGQRVISSDEISDEN
- the gmk gene encoding guanylate kinase, producing the protein MIDEKGILFILSGPSGVGKGTVRKALFDQSTDLRYSISMTTRNPREGEVDGTDYFFKSREEFEKLISEGQLIEHAEYVGNYYGTPRQYVEKTLNEGKDVFLEIEVQGALKVRENFPQGVFIFLIPPSLEELKDRIVNRGTETEDKVKNRLHAAKEEIDMMDAYDYVVVNDEIDNAVTKVQSIVASEHCKRERVAHQYKKALEDE
- the rpoZ gene encoding DNA-directed RNA polymerase subunit omega; this translates as MMLEPSIDSLQKQIKSKYTLVTLSARRARELKQGSAPMVDKPTSHQHVGVALEEIRDGKLDYTYSDEIQSRTETT
- the coaBC gene encoding bifunctional phosphopantothenoylcysteine decarboxylase/phosphopantothenate--cysteine ligase CoaBC, whose product is MLEGKKIVLGVSGGIAAYKAAALTSKLAQAGAEVRVIMTESAHHFVGPNTFQALSRRPVYTDTFKEVDPTQIQHIDLADWADLFLLAPATANIIGKLAGGIADDMLSTTLLATEAPVYIAPAMNVHMYSHPAVIKNLKQLDEWGFRFIEPGEGYLACGYVGKGRLEEPESIVQVLENEFNKTKVLQGKRVLITAGPTRENIDPVRYFTNPSTGRMGFALARQASLMGAVVTLITGPVDLDTPGGVNRIDIITAEDMYQAVLKEYPQQDIVIKSAAVADYKPKVTYEHKMKKSSGDYAVEMERTKDILKELGRQKEHQYLIGFAAETNDLEAYGRQKLEKKNLDAIVINNVAEEGSGFGHDTNASLMIFSTGKENTYPLMSKDDLARKILEESVHDMKGEPS